The following are from one region of the Simiduia agarivorans SA1 = DSM 21679 genome:
- a CDS encoding LacI family DNA-binding transcriptional regulator, whose protein sequence is MAKATIDDVAALAGVSIKTVSRVVNGEPNVRTATREKVQQAVDKLGYHPSQSARRLASNRSFLIALLYDNPSPSYVIDVQNGILSECRPAGYDLLIHPCDHTDPELEQQVANLVRQSRVDGVVLTPPLSDNATLVRRIKEMQLPVVVIAPAEDLGLCSSVMTNDEEAAFALATKLLDKGHTQIGFILGHPDHKAMANRFKGFQKALMYQGVALDKRLVVQGMNSFESGYYAAEKLLLSATPPSAIFAANDDMAAGAIKLAHKLNRRIPADVAIAGFDDVPAAEQLWPGLTTVRQPIEGMARQAAQLLLMQLKSSDAPSQNQRLKSELIMRESV, encoded by the coding sequence GTGGCAAAAGCAACCATTGATGACGTAGCCGCGTTGGCCGGCGTTTCCATAAAAACCGTCTCCCGTGTTGTCAACGGCGAGCCGAATGTGCGCACTGCAACCCGTGAAAAGGTACAGCAGGCGGTGGACAAGCTTGGCTACCATCCCAGTCAGTCGGCACGGCGGTTGGCCAGCAATCGGTCGTTTCTGATAGCGCTGTTGTACGACAACCCGTCACCCAGCTACGTGATTGATGTACAAAATGGCATTTTGTCAGAGTGCCGGCCGGCCGGTTACGATCTGCTGATCCACCCGTGTGATCACACCGACCCGGAGCTTGAGCAGCAGGTGGCGAATCTCGTCCGGCAGTCGCGTGTGGATGGTGTCGTGTTGACGCCCCCGTTGTCGGATAACGCCACGTTGGTGCGCCGCATCAAGGAAATGCAGCTGCCCGTTGTGGTCATTGCACCCGCTGAGGATCTGGGCCTGTGCAGCAGTGTGATGACCAATGATGAAGAGGCCGCCTTTGCGCTCGCCACCAAATTATTGGACAAAGGCCATACCCAGATCGGTTTTATCCTGGGTCATCCAGATCATAAAGCCATGGCGAACCGGTTCAAGGGGTTTCAGAAAGCCCTCATGTATCAGGGTGTGGCGCTCGACAAGCGTTTGGTTGTACAGGGTATGAACAGCTTTGAATCCGGTTACTACGCCGCAGAAAAGCTGCTACTGTCGGCAACCCCACCCAGCGCCATTTTTGCGGCCAACGACGACATGGCGGCGGGTGCGATCAAGCTGGCCCATAAACTCAATCGTCGTATTCCTGCGGATGTTGCCATTGCCGGATTCGATGATGTACCCGCAGCAGAACAATTGTGGCCGGGGCTCACGACCGTCAGACAACCCATTGAGGGGATGGCGCGCCAGGCTGCACAACTATTGCTCATGCAGCTCAAATCCTCCGATGCACCCAGCCAGAATCAGCGTCTTAAATCCGAATTGATTATGCGCGAATCCGTTTGA